TGCGATAAAAAAAAGGGCTGATCATGAGATTTATGGTTATTCTTTTCAACCCGAGAGTTTTTATGAGGCAATCATTTACTGGCTGAATCAAAGACATCAATGGAAAGTGAAACGTAACTGGCTGACTGTCAGCCCGGGAATAGTTACTGCACTTAACATGGCTGTGCTTGCTTACTCCAGACCTGGTGACAAGGTGATTATTCAGCCTCCTGTTTATTTCCCTTTCATGTGGTCGGTCCGGAACAATGGCCGGCAACTAGTATTCAATCAGTTGAAAAAGGAAGGAAATCAATATAAAATGGATTTTGAGGATCTGGAAAAGAAGATAGATAAGCGTACCAAATTATTTTTTCTTTGTAATCCGCATAATCCTGGGGGAAGAGTATGGACAAAGTCTGAACTCAAACGACTCTCTGAGATTTGTGTTAAGCACGGAATTGTTATG
This genomic window from Bacteroidota bacterium contains:
- a CDS encoding aminotransferase class I/II-fold pyridoxal phosphate-dependent enzyme; this encodes MQYNFDETIDRNHTNCEKYDERRKFFGTEEVLPMWVADMDFRTPDFIVNAIKKRADHEIYGYSFQPESFYEAIIYWLNQRHQWKVKRNWLTVSPGIVTALNMAVLAYSRPGDKVIIQPPVYFPFMWSVRNNGRQLVFNQLKKEGNQYKMDFEDLEKKIDKRTKLFFLCNPHNPGGRVWTKSELKRLSEICVKHGIVM